TCGAATTGGCCGATTCACAGGGATCGAGCGGCCGCATCTTTGGTCCGCAGCATGAAGGGCACGCGGTCGTCATTCATGGGCGTGACCCACGCGGCAACTGGATTGTGCTGGACCCTGCGTTCGGCCGAACGGTCTGGTCACCATCGACATTCGAGTCTCGTTTCACCGGCGATGCGATCTACATGAAGTCAGTATCAAAGTAGGCTAGGCAGACCGCGTTGCAGGCCACATCTTCCCGCCGCACCGCCTTGCATCGCCGACTTGAGTTCAATACCGCAGAAAGTTGAAATTGATCTTGCCGTTGGTGAAACTTGGTCGCTAGTGTCCGGTCGTCTCGGAATGCGTTTTTAGGGAAACAGGATGTTTTGCCTTCCACACCACCATCGGAAATTGCCAGCGATCGCGGCCATCGTGATCTTCGCTGTTGCGATCTCGTCGGCCGGTTGCAGCCAGAATCCATACTTGGCGGCTCCCGGCGGTGCGGCTTGGAACATGCCGGCCAACGCAGCTATTTCGCAAAACGACGCCCGTTTAGCCGAACTGAATCGCCGTGTCCAATTGCTGGACGACAATAATCGGCAACTAACGACCCAATTGGCTCAAAGCGACCAGCAGATTCAAGTCTACAAAGACGAATCCGAACTGCTGCGAAATCAGCTTGCCGCGGTCAGCAATCAGATGGAATCGACGGCCATCGCCGCTCGTAACGCCCAAACGCAAGTCCGCGGCATGCAAGCCTCGGCTCAAGTTCGCGGGGGCGCGACGATCCAGCCAAACACGAACCTGACTCAGATGGCAAGCCGTTTGAACTTGGGTGGCATTCCTGTCCAGCAGGATGGCAACGTCATTCGGATCTCGGTTCCGTCGGATCAGTTGTTTGCACCGGGATCGGCTCAAATGAATGCGCAAGCAGCGACGACGCTTGATCCCATCGCGACCCAGCTCGTTCGCATGTTTCCACGAAACCGAATTGGCATTGAAGGCTACACCGACAATGCGCCGCTGTACGGTGGCGGTTTCGCGAGTGCTCATCAATTGACCGCCGCTCAAGCATCGGCGGTGCTGGATCTGCTGAGTCGCCGAAACGGGATGCCACCGAATCAATTGTTCACGGTCGCGCAAGGGTCCAACAATCCACGCCAGTCCAATGACACGCCCGCCGGTCGCGCGGCCAATCGACGTGTCGAGTTGGTCATCTATCCCGACAACTATTAGTCGTTGATCGCAGCCTTCTGTTCCGGTCGCATGGGTTTCGGTCACATAGGGTTCCGGTCGCATGGGTTTCGGTAGCCGCCGAAGAAGTGGGCTGGCTGATCTCGTCAATCCGGTTTTTGCCGATCTTTTGCGGATTTCGGCGGTCCGATAGACTATCCGGCTTCTTCTTTGTCCTCGTTTGCTGCTTGAAATCCCGCCATGCTTGTTTCTTTGAAATGGTTGTCGAAATACATCGATTTGCCGATGTCTCACGAGGAACTGGCCCTTCGGCTGAGTCTTTCGGGGCTCAATCACGAGGAAACGACCGAACTCGGCGGCGACTTCATCGTCGACCTTGAAGTCACCAGCAACCGCGGCGACTGCCTCGGGCACCTCGGCGTCGCTCGCGAAATTGGCGTTTTGTATGGGCTGGACGTTGCGACGCCCGATCCAAAACTGAAACCGGGATCGACCAAAGTCGACTCGTTGTTGTCGGTAAAAAATCAAGCTTTGGATGCTTGCCCGCGTTACACCGCGCGAGTCATCCAGGGCGTCAAGGTTGGCCCCAGCCCGGCGTGGTTGGTCGAGGCTCTGCAGTCGGTGTTTTGGAAACGTCGTTTGGACGGTTCGATCGAGGCCTACCAATCGATCAATAACGTCGTCGACGCGACGAACTTTGTGATGATGGAATGTGGCCAACCGTTGCACGCGTTCGACTACGACAAGATCGCCGACAAGCAAATCATTGTGCGGCAAGCAGCAAACGGCGAGAAAATTCAAGCAATCGACCATCGCGATTACGAACTCGACGAGTCGATGTGTGTGATCGCGGATGCAAAAGACTCGCAAGCGGTCGCCGGAGTGATGGGCGGCGCACTATCCGAAGTTTCTGAAGCGACGACGAATGTTGTGATCGAGGCCGCCGTGTTCACGCCGCTATCGGTTCGACGAACCGCTCGCCGATTGAAACTGCACAGTCCATCGTCGTACCGATTCGAACGCAAGGTTGACTCGGTTGGCGTCGAGTGGGCATCGCGACGAGTTTGCGAATTGATCGTCGAAATGGCGGGCGGTACGGTTGCCGACGGCATCATTGATACCTCACCGACGATTCAACCCAACGATCCAGTGGTGCTGCGTGCCAGTCAAATCGAGCGGATCCTCGGAATCAAAATCGACGCCGACGAAGTGAAACGCATCCTGACAAAGTTGGGCTGCGAAGCAGGCAAATCAGATGCAACGTCGACCGTCTATGTGCCGCCCACTTGGCGTCACGATTTGACTCGCGAAGCTGACTTGATCGAAGAGGTCGCTCGCATCCACGGTTACGACAAAATTCCTGAAGACGCACCAATCCCCGTCGCCCCGAGTTCCAAACGCGACTTCGATACTGCGATGGAAAGAGTTCGACAAGTTTTGACGTCGGCTGGAATTAGCGAAGCGATGACGCCCAGCATCGTCACCGAAAAGTTAGACCAATCGCTAAGCCCATGGACCGACACGCCGGCGTTACAAACGGAAACAGCAATGTTAAAGGGTGCACGCCGGTTGCGGCGGACACTGTTGCCAAGCTTGCTAGAAGGCCGTGCCAAGAATTGGGCTTCGTCGTCGATTGCCGCTGACTTATTCGAGATCGCGCACATTTACCTTCCCGCGACCGGCGGTAACGACACGCTGCCATCGGAACAGTACTCTCTAGGAATCGTCTCGGGCAGCGACTTCTTCGTTGTCAAAGGAACTCTGGAAACGCTGTTCGACCGCATGGGTGTCGAAGGCAGTCTAGAAGTCCAGTCGGTCGACCGGACGGGTTTTGCCAAAGGCAGCGTGGTGTCGCTGAAGATCGGTGAAGTCGAGCTTGGATATATGGGCATCGTCGAACCCAAAGTGCTGAAGTCGTGGAAACTGCCGGCGCCCGTGGTTGTGGCTGAGATTGCGTTGCCAGCAATGTTAGAGATATCGTCGTTGGTGCCTCAGCAAAAGTCGGTCAGCATGTTCCCATCGATCGAACGTGACTTGAACTTCATTCTTGCCGAGTCGGTTCGCTGGGTCGATTTGGAAAAAGTCGTGCGAGCCGCGGTTGGCGATTCGCTGGCCGATGTTCGGTATCGCGAAACGTACCGAAACGCCGAAAAAGACGGAAAAAATCGCAAACGCGTCTTGCTGACCGTCCAGTTGCAACGTCACGATCAAACCCTCAGCGGTGATCAGGCAGACGAATTGATTGGAAAAGTGATTGGGCAATGCGGCAAACAACTGTCCGCCGAACTATTGTCGTAGCCAGTCCTTTATTGCATGCTGGGCAAACGGCGATTGAGTCGGCGTTGCCGCGGTGGGCAAGCCAATTCAGCAGCCGGGATATCGCCGGCTCTACCGTTTTGCGTCAACCAGCGTTTCTATGCAGCGTCCCACTTTCCTCGGCGATCTATATCTCGGCATCGATGTCGGCGGCACCAATGTGAAAGTTGGTCTGGTCGACGATAGCGGCACCATGATCAAGCAAGGATCCGCTGCAACGCCGGTACTGAAAACGCCTGAAAAAGTGTTCCAGTTCGCAATCAATTTTGCGAATCAATACTGCCAACATTTTGACATCGCGCCGGAACGTTTGAAGGCCGTCGGCTTGGCGGTCCCTGGGGTTCTCGATACGCGTGAGTATGTGCTGCGTGAAGTGGTTAACCTGCCGGGCTGGCTTGGGCAACCGCTGAATCAGATTTTGTCGAGCGTTTGTCAGCGTCCGACGATCGTCACCAACGATGCCAATGCCGCGGCTTATGCCGAGCACGAGGCGAGAAACCTGGGCGAACAATCGCTCGCGTTGGTCACGCTAGGGACAGGCGTCGGATGCGGTGTTGTGGCGGGTGGCCGGCCGCATGGTGGCGACCATGGATGCGCGGGTGAGATCGGTCACATCACGATCAACTTTGATGACGATGCGCTGCCTTGTACCTGTGGCAGTCGCGGTCACTTGGAATCCTACGCAGGCGCCGCTGGCGTGATCAAACGGTTGCAAAACTTGTTGAACAGCGAGGCAAGCGGTTCGCAGAAATGGACGACGCTCGAAATTGCGGATGCGGCAGAGGCCGGCAATGCGATCTGCATTCAAGTCATCGACGAAACCGCAGTACTGGTTGGCCGTGCGATCGGCATGTTAGGTCAGGGGCTTGATCCGGCTGTTGTGTTGCTAGGCGGAGCGATGACGTTTGGTGGTGACAAGACCGAAACAGGCCGGCGTTTTCTGCAGCGTATCCGCGCGACTGTCAAAGCGACAACACTGGTGCAGGTCGGTGGTAACATGAAAGTAGAGTTCGCGACCCTTGGCAACGACGCCGGAGTCTTAGGCGCGGCGATGGTGGCAAAAAAACTCTCTAGGCAACCTTCTTAGCGCAACCTTCCTAGCAAGGATCGTCAGTGATCACGAAACCTAACGAGCGGATCTCTTGTCGGATTTTCGAACGAGCATCGGATGCATCGGCTGCGGCCGCAGCTGAGATTGCCGATCTGATCCGTTTGAAATCCAGCCAGAACCAGAATGCGGTGCTTGGTTTGGTTGTCGGTTCGTCGCCCGTCAACATTTATAGTGAATTAGTGCGACTGCATCGCGCGGGAGAGTTGTCATTTGCCAACGTCGTGACGTTCAACTCCGACGAGTACCACCCGATGCAGCCAGTCGAACTGCAAAGTGCTTCGCGGTTCATGCGTGAACATCTTTTCGATCATGTAGATATCGATCCGGCCAATATTCATTTGCTCGATGGCACCGTGTCCAAGGAAGATGCCGCCGCACATTGTGCCCAGTACGAACAAATGATTCGCGATGCTGGCGGTATCGATGTGCAGTTATTGGGCGTCAACCGCGCCGGGCATATCGGATTGAACGAACCAGGGTCGGATCGCAGTTCGCGGACGCGGCTGATCACGCTGGACGAACCCACGCGTACGGAAGCAGCGAGCGATTTTTTCGGTGCCGAAAATGTTCCTCGTCACGCCATCACGATGGGGATTGAAACGATTCTCTCAGCAAAGCGAATTCTGTTGGTGGCGATGGGCGAGGGCAAAGCGGACATTGTCGCTCGTGTTGTCGAAGGGTTCGCCAGCGCGAATGTCCCGGCAACATTCTTGCAGGACCACCCGAGCGCTGAAATCTTACTCGACCAAGCGGCGGCATCCGGGCTGGCCCGATTCGCGACGCCTTGGTTAATCGGCGAGGTAACTTGGGACGACACAACGACTCGGCGCGCCGTGATTGACTTAGCCGAAGGTGTCGGCAAATCGATTTTAAAACTGACCGATGCGGATTACAACGAACACGGTCTGCAAGACTTGTTG
The DNA window shown above is from Rubripirellula reticaptiva and carries:
- the pheT gene encoding phenylalanine--tRNA ligase subunit beta, translated to MLVSLKWLSKYIDLPMSHEELALRLSLSGLNHEETTELGGDFIVDLEVTSNRGDCLGHLGVAREIGVLYGLDVATPDPKLKPGSTKVDSLLSVKNQALDACPRYTARVIQGVKVGPSPAWLVEALQSVFWKRRLDGSIEAYQSINNVVDATNFVMMECGQPLHAFDYDKIADKQIIVRQAANGEKIQAIDHRDYELDESMCVIADAKDSQAVAGVMGGALSEVSEATTNVVIEAAVFTPLSVRRTARRLKLHSPSSYRFERKVDSVGVEWASRRVCELIVEMAGGTVADGIIDTSPTIQPNDPVVLRASQIERILGIKIDADEVKRILTKLGCEAGKSDATSTVYVPPTWRHDLTREADLIEEVARIHGYDKIPEDAPIPVAPSSKRDFDTAMERVRQVLTSAGISEAMTPSIVTEKLDQSLSPWTDTPALQTETAMLKGARRLRRTLLPSLLEGRAKNWASSSIAADLFEIAHIYLPATGGNDTLPSEQYSLGIVSGSDFFVVKGTLETLFDRMGVEGSLEVQSVDRTGFAKGSVVSLKIGEVELGYMGIVEPKVLKSWKLPAPVVVAEIALPAMLEISSLVPQQKSVSMFPSIERDLNFILAESVRWVDLEKVVRAAVGDSLADVRYRETYRNAEKDGKNRKRVLLTVQLQRHDQTLSGDQADELIGKVIGQCGKQLSAELLS
- a CDS encoding OmpA family protein is translated as MFCLPHHHRKLPAIAAIVIFAVAISSAGCSQNPYLAAPGGAAWNMPANAAISQNDARLAELNRRVQLLDDNNRQLTTQLAQSDQQIQVYKDESELLRNQLAAVSNQMESTAIAARNAQTQVRGMQASAQVRGGATIQPNTNLTQMASRLNLGGIPVQQDGNVIRISVPSDQLFAPGSAQMNAQAATTLDPIATQLVRMFPRNRIGIEGYTDNAPLYGGGFASAHQLTAAQASAVLDLLSRRNGMPPNQLFTVAQGSNNPRQSNDTPAGRAANRRVELVIYPDNY
- a CDS encoding ROK family protein, which codes for MQRPTFLGDLYLGIDVGGTNVKVGLVDDSGTMIKQGSAATPVLKTPEKVFQFAINFANQYCQHFDIAPERLKAVGLAVPGVLDTREYVLREVVNLPGWLGQPLNQILSSVCQRPTIVTNDANAAAYAEHEARNLGEQSLALVTLGTGVGCGVVAGGRPHGGDHGCAGEIGHITINFDDDALPCTCGSRGHLESYAGAAGVIKRLQNLLNSEASGSQKWTTLEIADAAEAGNAICIQVIDETAVLVGRAIGMLGQGLDPAVVLLGGAMTFGGDKTETGRRFLQRIRATVKATTLVQVGGNMKVEFATLGNDAGVLGAAMVAKKLSRQPS